Proteins from one Triticum aestivum cultivar Chinese Spring chromosome 7A, IWGSC CS RefSeq v2.1, whole genome shotgun sequence genomic window:
- the LOC123146901 gene encoding desmethyl-deoxy-podophyllotoxin synthase-like — MAQQELDATYYYNHLFMATVLLLPILLIAMSKPREHGGENLPPGPRRLPVIGSMHHLVGALPHHAMRDIARRYNAPLMLLRLGQLDVVVASSAGAAREIMKTHDAVFATRPRTATLRAITRDDLGITLTPHGEHWRRLRKLCVTELLSAPKVRSLRGCREAKAAALVSSIVSSLSSSSDPVNVRSLLSTYVTDVAVHAVVGNRNGELRDEFLKRLNEGVMLAAGFSLADLFPSSRLARAFSGSTRRLEAICHDMSRVIDHIIEDHRTRRSAGAGGEEEDIVDVLLRIQNDGSLHVPLDDGTIRAVITDLVSGGSETTATTLQWVMAELMRSPAALCRAQAEVRGAHTRESRVREEALKGLHYLHLVIKETLRLHPVVPFLIPRECLEPCRVLGYDVPKGAMVLVNAWAIGRDSASWGTDAKEFRPERFEEAGDAAAAFRGTNFELVPFGAGRRICPGITFGLAVVELMLASLLFHFDWELPGGGAGGLDMAEELGITARRKGDLWLHATIHVPAPNP, encoded by the exons ATGGCGCAACAAGAACTAGATGCCACGTACTACTACAATCACCTCTTCATGGCCACCGTCCTGCTACTCCCTATCCTCCTCATCGCCATGTCCAAGCCACGCGAGCACGGCGGCGAGAACCTTCCCCCCGGGCCACGGCGGCTGCCGGTCATCGGCAGCATGCACCACCTCGTCGGCGCGCTCCCCCACCACGCCATGCGTGACATCGCCCGCCGGTACAATGCTCCGCTCATGCTGCTCCGCCTGGGGCAGCTTGACGTTGTTGTGGCCTCGTCAGCCGGTGCAGCGAGGGAGATCATGAAGACCCACGACGCGGTATTCGCCACGCGGCCGCGGACCGCCACCCTCCGCGCCATCACGAGAGACGACCTCGGCATCACCCTTACACCGCACGGCGAGCACTGGCGCCGCCTTCGCAAGCTCTGCGTCACCGAGCTACTCAGCGCGCCGAAAGTCCGGTCCCTCCGGGGATGCCGCGAGGCCAAGGCCGCCGCCCTAGTCTCCTCCATCGTCTCGTCGCTATCGTCTTCCTCGGATCCTGTGAACGTCAGATCCCTCCTCAGCACCTACGTCACCGACGTGGCGGTGCACGCGGTGGTGGGCAACCGGAACGGGGAACTTCGAGATGAGTTCCTGAAGCGCCTCAACGAGGGCGTCATGCTGGCCGCCGGGTTCAGCCTCGCCGACCTGTTCCCATCGTCGCGCCTCGCACGTGCCTTTAGTGGATCGACGCGCCGGCTGGAGGCGATATGCCACGATATGAGCCGGGTCATAGACCACATCATCGAGGACCACCGCACGAGGAGGTcggccggcgccggcggcgaggaagaagacatCGTGGACGTGCTACTGAGGATCCAGAATGACGGTAGCCTCCACGTGCCTCTTGACGATGGAACCATCCGTGCCGTGATCACC GATCTGGTTTCGGGGGGTAGCGAGACCACGGCGACGACACTCCAATGGGTGATGGCGGAGCTCATGCGGAGCCCGGCGGCGCTCTGTAGGGCACAAGCAGAGGTGCGTGGTGCCCACACCAGGGAGAGCCGCGTCCGTGAGGAGGCCCTGAAGGGGCTGCACTATCTGCATTTAGTAATCAAAGAGACGCTTCGACTACACCCAGTGGTGCCGTTTCTCATCCCACGGGAGTGTTTGGAACCCTGCCGTGTCCTCGGCTATGACGTGCCCAAGGGCGCCATGGTGCTTGTCAACGCATGGGCAATCGGGCGGGATTCGGCGAGCTGGGGCACTGATGCCAAGGAGTTCCGGCCAGAGAGATTCGAGGAGGCTGGTGACGCGGCGGCGGCCTTCAGAGGAACAAACTTCGAGCTCGTGCCTTTCGGCGCTGGTAGGAGGATCTGCCCTGGGATAACGTTTGGGCTTGCTGTTGTGGAGCTCATGCTAGCGAGCCTGTTGTTCCATTTCGACTGGGAGCTCCCCGGAGGAGGCGCCGGTGGGCTAGACATGGCGGAGGAGCTCGGGATCACGGCGAGGAGGAAGGGTGACCTATGGTTGCATGCCACAATTCATGTGCCGGCTCCTAATCCATAA